One Streptomyces sp. RPA4-2 genomic window carries:
- a CDS encoding SGNH/GDSL hydrolase family protein, whose amino-acid sequence MTKRHGYALLAAIVAVIVVISAAIYVGAAADDGSGTRNALAGAPGLHNSAAPASVGTWVAAWSASPGGAEPGTEAGGLAGRSVRNVVHVDVGGTDARITLSNLYGQQPLRITHASIAVAAGENDAAAAAGTMSRLTFAGSTAVVVPAGQQVMSDGVRIPIPRDTDVLVTTYSPTPSGPVTYHQHARQISYVAEGDRTEDPTGAAYTEQTPHWRYLTALDVLSNESAGTVVALGDSLTDGITSTTGANHRWTDVLSERLRAAAGSGDVPRYSVVNQGISGNRVLADGLGRPADNPSGLNRFRRDVLDRTNVKAVVIDLGVNDILRNPYQADPRAITDGLRRLVQQAHARGLRVVGATLMPFGGHRGYTSGRDAVRRAVNEEIRAGLVYDAVVDFDKALRDPYDPRRLRSDYDSGDHLHPSDKGYERMAEVFDLDDLKGSAPAEL is encoded by the coding sequence ATGACCAAGCGTCACGGTTATGCCCTGCTGGCCGCGATCGTCGCCGTGATCGTGGTCATATCCGCAGCCATATACGTCGGAGCCGCGGCCGACGACGGAAGCGGCACCCGCAACGCCCTCGCCGGCGCCCCCGGACTCCACAACTCCGCGGCCCCCGCGTCCGTGGGCACCTGGGTCGCCGCCTGGTCCGCCTCACCCGGCGGAGCCGAACCCGGCACCGAGGCGGGCGGCCTGGCGGGCCGCTCCGTGCGCAACGTCGTGCACGTCGACGTCGGCGGCACCGACGCCCGCATCACCCTCTCCAACCTCTACGGACAGCAGCCGCTGCGCATCACGCACGCCTCGATCGCGGTCGCCGCGGGCGAGAACGACGCGGCGGCCGCGGCCGGGACCATGAGCCGCCTCACCTTCGCCGGCAGCACCGCGGTGGTCGTCCCGGCGGGACAGCAGGTGATGAGCGACGGCGTGCGGATCCCGATCCCGCGCGACACCGACGTCCTCGTGACCACGTACTCGCCCACCCCGTCCGGCCCGGTCACCTATCACCAGCACGCGCGGCAGATCTCGTACGTCGCCGAGGGCGACCGCACCGAGGACCCGACCGGCGCCGCGTACACCGAACAGACCCCGCACTGGCGCTATCTGACCGCCCTCGACGTGCTGAGCAACGAGTCGGCGGGCACCGTCGTCGCCCTGGGCGACTCGCTCACCGACGGCATCACCTCCACGACGGGCGCCAACCACCGCTGGACGGACGTCCTTTCGGAGCGGCTGCGCGCCGCGGCCGGTTCCGGGGACGTGCCGCGCTACAGCGTCGTCAACCAGGGCATCAGCGGCAACCGCGTCCTGGCCGATGGTCTCGGGCGGCCCGCCGACAACCCGAGCGGCCTCAACCGCTTCCGCCGCGACGTGCTCGACCGCACGAACGTCAAGGCCGTCGTCATCGACCTCGGCGTCAACGACATCCTGCGCAACCCGTACCAGGCCGACCCGCGCGCGATCACCGACGGACTGCGCCGGCTGGTCCAGCAGGCGCACGCCCGGGGGCTGCGCGTCGTCGGCGCGACCCTGATGCCCTTCGGGGGCCACCGCGGCTACACGAGCGGCCGCGACGCGGTGCGCCGGGCCGTCAACGAGGAGATCCGCGCGGGCCTGGTGTACGACGCCGTCGTCGACTTCGACAAGGCGCTGCGCGACCCGTACGACCCGCGCAGGCTCCGCTCCGACTACGACTCGGGCGACCATCTCCACCCCAGCGACAAGGGGTACGAGCGGATGGCGGAGGTCTTCGACCTGGACGACCTGAAGGGGTCGGCCCCGGCGGAGCTGTAG
- a CDS encoding DUF1707 domain-containing protein: MTEDVPSRGSDDQRPVPRAPEPAGPELRASDADRERVAEQLRDALAEGRLDMEEFEERLEATFSARTYRDLAPLTRDLPGSAAATPVNMIKEPAESGSWAARIVGGEGSSGWGVAILSGFERKGRWTVPRRFSSFAFLGGGEIDLREANFADREVVINCVAVMGGVNVVVPPGVEVVVRGIGIMGGFDHREEGRPGDPGAPRVIVTGFAFWGGVGVERKVTRAERLRLREERRQEKLDRKAGRGALGAGSRGRLDEYDAHLEALEEARDLIRERHEDRRERHAERRERHEARRQERHRRHRDF; this comes from the coding sequence ATGACCGAGGATGTGCCTTCCCGGGGAAGCGACGACCAGCGCCCGGTGCCGCGGGCTCCCGAACCCGCGGGCCCGGAGTTGCGAGCCTCCGACGCCGATCGTGAACGGGTCGCCGAACAGCTCAGGGACGCCCTCGCGGAGGGGCGCCTCGACATGGAGGAGTTCGAGGAGCGGCTGGAGGCGACGTTCAGTGCCCGTACGTACCGGGACCTGGCGCCGCTCACCCGCGATCTGCCGGGCTCGGCCGCCGCGACTCCGGTGAACATGATCAAAGAGCCTGCTGAGAGCGGGAGTTGGGCCGCGCGGATCGTCGGCGGGGAGGGATCGTCCGGGTGGGGGGTCGCGATCCTGTCCGGGTTCGAGCGCAAGGGCCGCTGGACCGTGCCGCGGCGCTTCAGCTCCTTCGCCTTCTTGGGCGGCGGTGAGATCGATCTGCGCGAGGCGAACTTCGCCGACCGTGAGGTCGTCATCAACTGCGTCGCGGTCATGGGCGGTGTGAACGTCGTGGTGCCGCCCGGCGTGGAGGTCGTCGTCCGCGGCATCGGCATCATGGGCGGCTTCGACCACCGTGAGGAGGGGCGGCCGGGCGATCCCGGGGCCCCGCGCGTGATCGTCACGGGCTTCGCGTTCTGGGGCGGGGTCGGCGTGGAGCGGAAGGTCACCCGCGCCGAGCGGCTGCGGCTGAGGGAGGAGCGCCGCCAGGAGAAGCTGGATCGCAAGGCCGGCCGCGGGGCGCTGGGGGCCGGCTCACGGGGCCGCCTCGACGAGTACGACGCCCACCTCGAGGCGCTCGAAGAGGCCCGCGACCTGATCCGCGAGCGTCACGAGGATCGCCGGGAGAGGCACGCCGAGCGCCGCGAACGCCACGAGGCCCGCCGCCAGGAGCGCCACCGCCGCCACCGCGACTTCTGA
- a CDS encoding ATP-binding cassette domain-containing protein: MTTDLSAGPVDAFIELDRVEKVFDVRKKTGFLRSERRQVRAVDSLSFTVPRGEMVGYIGPNGAGKSTTIKMLTGILTPSGGRLRVAGIDPSRERTRLARRIGVVFGQRTTLWWDLPLIDSYRLMHRMYRIPDARYRENLDRCVELLELGELLDVPVRQLSLGQRMRGDIAAALLHDPEVLYLDEPTIGLDVISKARVRSFLRDLNAERGTTVLLTTHDLTDIEQLCRRVMVIDHGRLMYDGPLTGLHEVGESERTLVVDLERELPPVEVASARVVKVEGPRQWLAFPASASAAELVARIAAQYPLVDLSVREPDIETVISRMYEEKALS; encoded by the coding sequence ATGACAACAGACCTTTCCGCGGGTCCGGTTGACGCCTTCATCGAGCTCGACCGCGTCGAGAAGGTGTTCGACGTGCGCAAGAAGACGGGCTTCCTGCGCAGCGAGCGCCGTCAGGTGCGGGCGGTGGACTCCCTCTCCTTCACCGTGCCGCGCGGGGAGATGGTCGGCTACATCGGACCGAACGGGGCCGGGAAGTCCACCACCATCAAGATGCTGACCGGGATCCTCACGCCGAGCGGTGGCCGGCTGCGGGTCGCGGGCATCGATCCGTCACGGGAGCGGACCCGGCTCGCGCGGCGCATCGGGGTCGTCTTCGGGCAGCGCACGACGCTGTGGTGGGACCTCCCGCTGATCGACTCCTACCGGCTGATGCACCGCATGTACCGCATCCCGGACGCCCGTTACCGCGAGAACCTCGATCGCTGCGTCGAACTCCTCGAACTGGGCGAGCTGTTGGACGTACCGGTCCGGCAGCTGTCCCTCGGCCAGCGGATGCGCGGGGACATCGCGGCGGCGCTGCTGCACGACCCCGAGGTCCTGTATCTCGACGAGCCGACGATCGGTCTGGACGTGATCAGCAAGGCCAGGGTCCGCTCGTTCCTGCGCGACCTGAACGCCGAGCGCGGCACGACGGTGCTGCTCACCACGCACGACCTCACCGACATCGAGCAGCTGTGCCGGCGGGTGATGGTCATCGATCACGGGCGGCTGATGTACGACGGTCCGCTGACCGGGCTGCACGAGGTGGGGGAGAGCGAGCGGACCCTCGTGGTGGACCTGGAGCGGGAACTGCCGCCCGTCGAGGTGGCGTCGGCGCGGGTCGTGAAGGTGGAGGGGCCCCGGCAGTGGCTCGCCTTCCCCGCGTCGGCGTCGGCGGCCGAACTGGTGGCGCGGATCGCGGCCCAGTACCCCCTGGTTGACCTCTCGGTGCGGGAGCCGGACATCGAGACGGTCATCAGCCGCATGTACGAGGAGAAGGCTCTCTCGTAG
- a CDS encoding ABC transporter permease — protein MASPADSPVDERSRTAAAEAEDPWARQGTYARMRDGLSAYRMIAAMWIRSTMAYRASFAMTTFGNFAATGLDFVAILLMYSQIDRLGGYSLPEVAFLYGVSAIAFGLTDLVLGSMDRLGRRVRDGTFDTLLVRPVPVLAQVAADRFALRRLGRVTQGLLVFGYAVTALDITWTPLKVLLVPLMVLSGAAIFSAVFVAGAAFQFVAQDASEVQNSFTYGGSTLLQYPPTVFAKDLVRGVTFVLPLAFVNWLPALYVLGRPYPLDLPVWVAFAPPLVAAGCCVLAGAAWRAGLRSYRSTGS, from the coding sequence GTGGCTAGCCCGGCGGACAGCCCGGTGGACGAGCGGTCCCGGACGGCCGCGGCCGAGGCCGAGGACCCGTGGGCCCGGCAGGGGACGTACGCCCGGATGCGCGACGGACTGAGCGCGTACCGCATGATCGCCGCCATGTGGATCCGATCCACGATGGCCTACCGCGCGTCCTTCGCGATGACCACCTTCGGCAACTTCGCGGCGACCGGCCTCGACTTCGTCGCGATCCTGCTGATGTACTCGCAGATCGACCGGCTCGGCGGTTACAGCCTGCCCGAGGTGGCTTTCCTGTACGGGGTCTCGGCCATCGCGTTCGGGCTCACGGATCTCGTGCTCGGCTCGATGGACCGGCTCGGGCGCCGGGTGCGCGACGGCACGTTCGACACGCTGCTCGTGCGGCCCGTGCCCGTGCTCGCGCAGGTCGCCGCGGACCGTTTCGCCCTGCGCCGGCTGGGCCGGGTCACCCAGGGGCTGCTGGTCTTCGGGTACGCGGTCACCGCACTCGACATCACCTGGACGCCGTTGAAGGTGCTGCTGGTGCCGCTGATGGTGCTGAGCGGCGCCGCGATCTTCTCGGCCGTCTTCGTGGCCGGCGCGGCCTTCCAGTTCGTCGCGCAGGACGCCTCCGAGGTGCAGAACTCCTTCACGTACGGCGGCAGTACGCTCCTTCAGTACCCGCCGACCGTCTTCGCCAAGGACCTGGTGCGCGGGGTCACCTTCGTGCTTCCGCTCGCCTTCGTGAACTGGCTGCCCGCGCTCTACGTCCTGGGGCGGCCCTATCCGCTCGACCTGCCGGTCTGGGTCGCCTTCGCACCGCCACTCGTCGCGGCGGGCTGCTGCGTGCTGGCAGGAGCCGCCTGGCGGGCGGGACTTCGTTCCTATCGCAGCACGGGGAGCTGA
- a CDS encoding ABC-2 family transporter protein: MGTGRLYTAVALGGFRRYATYRTATAAGVFTNTVFGLILAYIMTALWDEKPHLGGYDQAQALSYVWLSQALLMVVATMGGGFEDELLERIRTGDIAIDLYRPADLQLWWLAQDAGRALFHLLGRGVVPLAFGALCFDLALPADPLTWLAFLVAVALGVLVSFSLRYLVALSAFWLLDGAGTAQMAMIAGVFCSGMLLPLNVFPGVLGEVVRALPWSSLIQAPVDVLLGTADPLGTYAFQAAWAVGLLALGRLLQSVATRRVVVQGG, from the coding sequence GTGGGGACAGGGCGGTTGTACACGGCCGTCGCCCTGGGCGGGTTCCGGCGCTACGCCACCTACCGGACGGCGACGGCGGCTGGTGTGTTCACGAACACCGTCTTCGGGCTCATCCTGGCGTACATCATGACCGCGCTGTGGGACGAGAAACCGCACCTCGGCGGCTACGACCAGGCACAGGCGCTCTCCTATGTGTGGCTGTCCCAGGCGCTGCTCATGGTGGTCGCCACCATGGGCGGCGGCTTCGAGGACGAGCTCCTGGAGCGTATCCGTACGGGTGACATCGCGATCGATCTCTACCGTCCCGCCGACCTCCAGCTGTGGTGGCTGGCCCAGGACGCGGGCCGGGCGCTGTTCCATCTGCTGGGGCGCGGCGTGGTCCCGCTCGCGTTCGGCGCGCTCTGCTTCGACCTCGCGCTGCCCGCCGATCCGCTGACCTGGCTGGCGTTCCTGGTCGCGGTCGCCCTCGGGGTGCTCGTCAGCTTCTCCCTCCGCTATCTCGTCGCCCTGTCCGCCTTCTGGCTCCTGGACGGGGCGGGCACGGCGCAGATGGCCATGATCGCGGGCGTCTTCTGCTCGGGGATGCTGCTGCCGCTGAACGTCTTCCCGGGCGTGCTCGGCGAGGTGGTGCGCGCCCTGCCCTGGTCGTCCCTGATCCAGGCGCCCGTCGACGTGCTGCTGGGCACGGCGGACCCACTCGGCACGTACGCCTTCCAGGCGGCCTGGGCGGTCGGGCTGCTGGCGCTCGGCCGGCTCCTCCAGTCGGTGGCGACGCGAAGGGTGGTGGTGCAGGGTGGCTAG
- a CDS encoding transglycosylase domain-containing protein gives MVLGTFLGLVLLVIGLFALGYYLVKIPSANAAATKQSNVYLYADGSQLARDGEVNRENVSLAQISKDAQHAALAAEDRDFYTESAIDPKAMIRAGWNTATGKGRQSGSTITQQYVKNYYLGQEQTATRKVKEFFISIKLDRQKSKSDILEGYLNTSYYGRNAYGIQAAAQAYYGVDAQDLTVGQGAYLAALLNAPSEYDVIAHPENKAAALARWNYVLDGMVKKQWLTPAARGKVTFPEPKQSVVATGMSGQRGYLVKAVNDYLAEHKIIDEDTLQTGGYRITTTLQRPKQDAFVKAVDDQVMSHLDKKARKVDRYVRAGGVSIDPSTGKVVAMYGGIDYTKQYVNNATRRDYQVGSTFKPFVFTSAVQNDSRTEDGRTITPNTFYDGTDKRPVQGWNGGTYAPENEDNVSYGPITVRTATDKSVNAVYAQMAVDVGPSKVKDTAVDLGVPADTPDLTATPSIALGPSTASVLDMAQAYATLANHGKHGTYTLVDKITKGGAEDVHLPKQATRQAVTRQAADTTTSVLQSVVEGGTGTAAQAAARPAAGKTGTAEEDQAAWFAGYTPNLATVVAVMGQDPDTGVHKSLYGALGQARLNGGGYPAQIWAQYTKSALKGTSSSDFDLRLQPGAEEQQQLPSTGPTDQSPGTGGQDGGAATGGQDTQSPPPGDNGGQTQGQTDGGTTDGGTTTDGSTTGTTTDGGTTDGSTTGTTTDGGTTTDGGATDGGTPGNGGATDGGTTGTTTGVGPLTGLTQRRQ, from the coding sequence ATGGTCCTCGGCACCTTCCTCGGCCTCGTCCTGCTCGTGATCGGTCTCTTCGCGCTCGGCTACTACCTGGTCAAGATCCCGTCCGCGAACGCCGCCGCGACCAAGCAGAGCAACGTCTACCTCTACGCGGACGGCAGCCAGCTCGCCCGCGACGGTGAGGTCAACCGCGAGAACGTGTCCCTCGCCCAGATCTCGAAGGACGCCCAGCACGCGGCGCTCGCCGCCGAGGACCGGGACTTCTACACCGAGTCCGCCATCGACCCCAAGGCGATGATCCGCGCCGGCTGGAACACCGCCACCGGCAAGGGCAGGCAGTCCGGCTCGACGATCACCCAGCAGTACGTGAAGAACTACTACCTGGGCCAGGAGCAGACCGCCACCCGGAAGGTGAAGGAGTTCTTCATCTCCATCAAGCTCGACCGCCAGAAGAGCAAGTCCGACATCCTCGAGGGCTATCTCAACACCAGCTACTACGGCCGCAACGCGTACGGCATCCAGGCCGCCGCCCAGGCGTACTACGGCGTCGACGCCCAGGACCTGACGGTCGGCCAGGGCGCCTACCTCGCCGCGCTCCTGAACGCGCCGAGCGAGTACGACGTGATCGCGCACCCCGAGAACAAGGCCGCGGCCCTGGCCCGCTGGAACTACGTCCTCGACGGCATGGTCAAGAAGCAGTGGCTGACCCCGGCGGCACGCGGCAAGGTCACCTTCCCCGAGCCCAAGCAGTCGGTGGTCGCCACCGGCATGTCGGGCCAGCGCGGCTACCTCGTCAAGGCCGTGAACGACTACCTCGCCGAACACAAGATCATCGACGAGGACACCCTGCAGACCGGCGGTTACCGCATCACGACCACCCTCCAGAGGCCCAAGCAGGACGCCTTCGTCAAGGCCGTCGACGACCAGGTGATGAGCCACCTCGACAAGAAGGCCCGCAAGGTCGACCGCTACGTCCGCGCCGGCGGCGTCTCCATCGACCCGTCCACCGGGAAGGTCGTCGCCATGTACGGCGGCATCGACTACACCAAGCAGTACGTGAACAACGCCACGCGCCGCGACTACCAGGTCGGTTCGACCTTCAAGCCGTTCGTGTTCACCTCGGCCGTGCAGAACGACTCACGCACCGAGGACGGCCGCACGATCACCCCGAACACCTTCTACGACGGCACGGACAAGCGTCCCGTGCAGGGCTGGAACGGCGGTACCTACGCGCCCGAGAACGAGGACAACGTCTCGTACGGGCCCATCACCGTGCGCACCGCCACCGACAAGTCGGTCAACGCCGTGTACGCGCAGATGGCCGTCGACGTCGGCCCGTCCAAGGTCAAGGACACCGCCGTCGACCTCGGCGTCCCCGCCGACACCCCGGACCTCACCGCCACCCCCTCCATCGCGCTCGGCCCGTCCACCGCCAGCGTCCTCGACATGGCGCAGGCCTACGCGACACTCGCCAACCACGGCAAGCACGGCACGTACACGCTCGTCGACAAGATCACCAAGGGGGGCGCGGAGGACGTGCACCTGCCCAAGCAGGCCACGAGGCAGGCGGTGACCCGGCAGGCCGCCGACACCACCACCTCCGTCCTGCAGAGCGTCGTCGAGGGCGGCACCGGCACGGCCGCGCAGGCCGCCGCCCGGCCGGCCGCGGGCAAGACCGGCACGGCGGAGGAGGACCAGGCGGCCTGGTTCGCCGGCTACACCCCGAACCTCGCCACCGTCGTCGCCGTCATGGGCCAGGACCCCGACACCGGCGTCCACAAGTCGCTGTACGGCGCGCTCGGCCAGGCCCGGCTCAACGGCGGCGGCTACCCGGCACAGATCTGGGCGCAGTACACGAAGTCCGCGCTCAAGGGCACCAGTTCGAGCGACTTCGACCTGCGACTCCAGCCGGGCGCCGAGGAACAGCAGCAGCTCCCGAGCACCGGACCCACCGACCAGTCCCCCGGCACCGGCGGCCAGGACGGCGGCGCCGCGACCGGCGGCCAGGACACCCAGAGCCCGCCGCCCGGCGACAACGGCGGCCAGACCCAGGGCCAGACGGACGGCGGCACCACCGACGGCGGCACCACCACGGACGGATCGACCACCGGCACCACCACCGACGGCGGCACCACCGACGGGTCGACCACCGGCACCACCACCGACGGCGGCACCACGACCGACGGGGGCGCCACCGACGGAGGCACCCCGGGCAACGGCGGCGCCACCGACGGCGGGACGACGGGCACCACCACCGGGGTGGGACCGCTGACCGGGCTCACCCAGAGAAGGCAGTAG
- the sugE gene encoding quaternary ammonium compound efflux SMR transporter SugE, which translates to MAWVLLLVAGLLEVGWSIGMKYTDGFTRLVPSVLTGAGVVASMVLLSYAAKSLPIGTAYGVWVGIGAAGAAVLGMVVLGEPATAARIFFVCLLLVAVVGLKVTSGH; encoded by the coding sequence ATGGCCTGGGTTCTGCTGCTCGTCGCCGGCCTGCTGGAGGTCGGCTGGTCGATCGGGATGAAGTACACGGACGGTTTCACGCGGCTGGTGCCGAGCGTGCTCACGGGCGCGGGCGTCGTCGCGAGCATGGTGCTGCTGTCGTACGCGGCGAAGTCACTGCCCATCGGTACGGCGTACGGCGTGTGGGTGGGGATCGGCGCGGCCGGTGCGGCGGTGCTCGGCATGGTCGTGCTCGGTGAGCCGGCGACCGCCGCCCGGATCTTCTTCGTCTGTCTGCTGCTGGTGGCCGTGGTCGGCCTGAAGGTCACCTCCGGCCACTGA
- a CDS encoding co-chaperone GroES, translating to MLHDRVLVRQDAAEGERRSGGGILIPATAAVGRRLAWADVVAVGQNVRTVEPGDRVLYDPEDRAEVEVRGIAYVLMRERDLHAVAADRFEGSEDSTGLYL from the coding sequence ATGCTGCACGACCGCGTGCTGGTGCGGCAGGACGCCGCCGAGGGCGAGCGGCGTTCGGGCGGCGGCATCCTGATCCCCGCGACGGCGGCCGTCGGCCGGCGGCTCGCCTGGGCCGACGTCGTCGCGGTCGGGCAGAACGTGCGGACGGTGGAGCCGGGCGACCGTGTGCTCTACGACCCGGAGGACCGGGCCGAGGTCGAGGTGCGCGGGATCGCGTACGTGCTGATGCGCGAGCGGGATCTGCACGCCGTGGCCGCCGACCGGTTCGAGGGTTCCGAGGACTCGACCGGCCTCTACCTGTAG
- a CDS encoding DUF3618 domain-containing protein — protein MSDTSRTSDTRTPAQIEADIKRRREILAETLDEIGVRVHPKTIVGDAKAKVAANIDHTVGRAYVGVHRVVGEVKGRFVTEEGAPRLERIVPVALVAVGVVGLLAVGSRRRKR, from the coding sequence GTGTCGGATACGTCGAGAACGTCGGATACCAGGACTCCGGCGCAGATCGAGGCGGACATCAAGCGCCGCCGTGAAATCCTGGCGGAGACGCTGGACGAGATCGGTGTTCGGGTGCACCCGAAGACGATCGTCGGGGACGCGAAGGCCAAGGTCGCCGCGAACATCGATCACACCGTCGGGCGGGCGTACGTGGGTGTCCACCGCGTCGTCGGCGAGGTGAAGGGCCGGTTCGTCACCGAGGAGGGCGCGCCGAGGCTGGAGCGGATCGTGCCCGTGGCGCTCGTGGCGGTGGGCGTGGTGGGGCTGCTCGCGGTGGGCTCGCGGCGCCGCAAGCGCTGA
- the bcp gene encoding thioredoxin-dependent thiol peroxidase, which produces MSERLQPGDTAPAFTLPDADGNEVSLADHKGRKVIVYFYPAALTPGCTKQACDFTDNLDLLAGAGYDVIGVSPDKPEKLAKFREQESLKVTLVGDPDKTVLEAYGAFGEKKLYGKTVVGVIRSTVVVDEEGKVEHALYNVKATGHVAKIIKDLGI; this is translated from the coding sequence ATGAGCGAGCGACTCCAGCCCGGCGACACCGCCCCCGCCTTCACCCTGCCCGATGCCGACGGCAACGAGGTCTCCCTCGCCGACCACAAGGGCCGCAAGGTCATCGTCTACTTCTACCCGGCCGCCCTGACCCCCGGCTGCACGAAGCAGGCCTGCGACTTCACGGACAACCTCGACCTGCTGGCGGGCGCGGGCTACGACGTCATCGGCGTCTCCCCCGACAAGCCCGAGAAGCTCGCCAAGTTCCGCGAGCAGGAGTCCCTGAAGGTCACCCTGGTCGGCGACCCCGACAAGACCGTCCTGGAGGCGTACGGCGCCTTCGGCGAGAAGAAGCTGTACGGCAAGACGGTCGTCGGCGTCATCCGCTCCACGGTCGTGGTGGACGAGGAGGGCAAGGTCGAGCACGCGCTGTACAACGTGAAGGCGACGGGCCACGTGGCGAAGATCATCAAGGATCTGGGGATCTGA
- a CDS encoding HNH endonuclease translates to MGSSAYTRARLAEAAGASRTLSEALARLGVDPRSSTRQYVLTRMKKLGVDVSHFEREGVRWTREILQAAVSASTNMCEVLRHLGLEVVGGHHTYISRRVKAYGIDTSHFRMPSQRGMARRPRTPEGLLVEQAVGHARRIPSDRLRWALTTSGVPELCAFCGMEAVWLGHPLPLEIDHINGNWRDNRIGNLRFLCPNCHSTTASYRGRGKGRGKDDAS, encoded by the coding sequence GTGGGGAGCAGCGCATACACCCGGGCTCGTTTGGCGGAAGCGGCCGGGGCGTCCCGGACGCTGTCCGAGGCGCTGGCGCGGCTGGGAGTGGATCCGCGGAGTTCGACGCGGCAATACGTCCTGACCCGGATGAAGAAGTTGGGGGTGGACGTTTCTCACTTCGAGCGAGAAGGCGTGCGGTGGACCAGGGAGATCCTTCAGGCGGCCGTTTCGGCCTCGACCAACATGTGCGAGGTGCTCCGGCACCTCGGGCTCGAGGTCGTCGGTGGGCACCACACGTACATCAGCCGTCGGGTCAAGGCGTACGGCATCGACACCTCGCACTTCCGGATGCCGTCACAACGGGGAATGGCGCGCCGTCCGCGGACTCCGGAGGGTCTGCTCGTCGAGCAGGCTGTCGGTCATGCCCGGCGCATCCCGAGCGACCGCCTCAGGTGGGCACTGACGACGTCGGGGGTGCCGGAGCTCTGCGCCTTCTGCGGCATGGAAGCCGTCTGGCTAGGGCACCCGCTCCCGTTGGAGATCGATCACATCAACGGCAACTGGCGTGACAACCGCATCGGGAACCTTCGGTTCCTCTGCCCCAACTGCCACTCGACAACGGCAAGTTACAGGGGCCGAGGCAAGGGGCGTGGCAAGGACGACGCCTCGTGA
- a CDS encoding HNH endonuclease, whose translation MSSGVRYTRPLLIRAAGQCSSIDEVIAFFGTRPYANLRRYLYRRFEHFGIDITHFPQASGRHGEIPGESELRQAVAQSASIAEALRRVDCPDKTHLRALFHRMTAAYGIDTSHFLGQGHLRGKRGPTPLKQAEDVLVKHKGERRTKTSQLRRALREVGVPERCAECGTGPEWTGKPMTLEVDHINGDWSDDRRENLRLLCPNCHAITSTWCRGGRQLPAQQDSPRL comes from the coding sequence GTGAGCAGCGGTGTCCGATACACGCGACCGCTCCTCATTCGGGCCGCCGGGCAGTGCTCAAGCATCGACGAGGTGATCGCGTTCTTCGGCACTCGGCCGTACGCGAACCTCAGGCGCTACTTGTACCGGCGATTCGAGCACTTCGGTATCGACATCACCCACTTTCCCCAAGCGTCTGGCAGACACGGGGAGATCCCCGGCGAGAGCGAGTTGCGCCAAGCCGTCGCTCAGTCCGCTTCGATCGCCGAAGCCCTTCGCAGGGTGGACTGCCCCGACAAAACCCACCTTCGCGCACTGTTCCACCGGATGACTGCGGCGTACGGCATCGACACCTCACACTTCCTGGGCCAAGGTCACCTGCGCGGGAAGCGTGGTCCGACACCCTTGAAGCAAGCTGAGGACGTGCTGGTCAAGCACAAGGGCGAGCGGCGGACGAAGACCAGCCAACTGCGGCGGGCACTTCGCGAGGTCGGTGTACCCGAAAGGTGCGCCGAGTGCGGGACCGGTCCCGAGTGGACCGGGAAGCCCATGACGTTGGAGGTCGATCACATCAACGGCGACTGGAGTGACGACCGGCGCGAGAACCTGCGGTTGCTGTGCCCGAACTGCCACGCGATCACCAGCACATGGTGCCGAGGGGGCAGGCAGCTCCCCGCGCAGCAGGACTCTCCCCGCCTGTAA